A genomic stretch from Flavobacterium humidisoli includes:
- a CDS encoding (Fe-S)-binding protein, whose amino-acid sequence MSYLDNILFAVLLIVGFGFFAASVKKIIRNINLGVDVDRKDNPKARWKNMALIALGQSKMVRRPVAGILHIFVYVGFIIINIELLEIIIDGLFGTHRVFAPYLGVVYDVLIASFEILAILVIIAVVTFWIRRNVIRLKRFINSDLNGFPKSDANYILYFETVLMILFLLMNASDLHLQNVPGGYSHFHKAGSYPISQFIAPIFNGTSNEAVGLLFEVFWWLHIVGILVFMNYLYFSKHLHILLAFPNTYFANLKPEGQFDNLASVTKEVKLMMDPNADPFAAAPADENAHPAKFGASDVQDLNWVQLLNAYTCTECGRCTSSCPANQTGKKLSPRKIMMDTRDRLTEVGKNIDANKGVFVPDNKTLLNDYITPEELWACTSCNACVEECPVNISPLSIIMDMRRYLVMEQSAAPMSLNAMMTNIENNGAPWQYSQQDRLNWKNEN is encoded by the coding sequence ATGAGTTATTTAGATAATATTTTATTCGCAGTACTTCTTATAGTAGGTTTCGGTTTTTTTGCAGCGAGCGTAAAAAAAATCATCCGAAATATTAATTTGGGAGTCGATGTAGATCGAAAAGATAATCCTAAAGCTCGTTGGAAAAACATGGCATTGATTGCTCTTGGGCAGTCAAAAATGGTGAGACGCCCTGTTGCAGGAATCCTTCATATTTTTGTTTATGTAGGTTTTATAATAATTAATATCGAATTATTAGAAATTATTATTGATGGACTTTTTGGAACACATAGAGTTTTTGCGCCTTATTTAGGCGTAGTTTATGATGTTTTAATTGCTTCATTTGAAATATTGGCAATACTTGTAATTATTGCTGTAGTTACCTTCTGGATTAGAAGAAATGTAATTCGTTTGAAGCGTTTTATTAATTCTGATTTGAATGGATTTCCAAAAAGTGATGCCAATTACATTCTGTATTTTGAAACAGTTTTAATGATTCTGTTTTTATTGATGAATGCTTCAGACTTGCATTTGCAGAATGTTCCTGGAGGATATTCTCATTTTCATAAAGCAGGAAGTTATCCAATAAGCCAATTTATAGCGCCAATTTTCAATGGTACGTCTAATGAAGCAGTTGGATTATTATTTGAAGTTTTCTGGTGGTTACATATTGTTGGTATTTTAGTTTTCATGAACTATTTATATTTTTCAAAACACTTGCATATTCTTTTGGCTTTCCCGAATACGTATTTTGCAAACTTAAAACCAGAAGGTCAATTTGATAATTTAGCTTCTGTTACAAAAGAGGTAAAATTAATGATGGATCCAAATGCTGATCCGTTTGCGGCAGCTCCGGCTGATGAGAATGCGCATCCAGCTAAATTTGGTGCAAGCGACGTTCAGGATTTAAACTGGGTTCAATTGTTAAATGCTTATACGTGTACAGAATGCGGGCGTTGTACTTCTTCTTGCCCTGCAAATCAAACAGGTAAAAAATTGTCTCCGCGTAAAATCATGATGGATACAAGAGATCGTTTGACAGAAGTAGGTAAAAATATTGATGCTAATAAAGGTGTGTTTGTTCCAGATAATAAAACCCTTTTAAACGATTATATTACTCCAGAAGAATTATGGGCTTGTACTTCTTGTAATGCTTGTGTTGAGGAATGTCCTGTAAATATTAGCCCATTGTCTATTATTATGGATATGCGTCGTTATTTGGTGATGGAACAAAGTGCTGCTCCAATGTCATTAAACGCAATGATGACTAATATTGAAAATAACGGTGCGCCTTGGCAGTACAGCCAGCAAGACCGTTTAAATTGGAAAAACGAGAATTAA
- a CDS encoding MlaD family protein has protein sequence MKLTREIKTAILVIVSILLFIWGYSFLKGRDLFTNYTVLYAEYDNVEDLSPSAPVTLNGLAIGKVSKITIDEVTGKLLVELQLKTDFPITKTSIAAIYSPSLIAGKQIKIIPNFADKELAEDGQKLTSTVELGLTESLGGKIEPIQQKLDKMLLNIDNLVTGLNNTLDKNTQENLKKTIAELSQTMQQFHKASGSLNNILDTNKGQINGMVTNFNKMSGNFNKISDSLNKADLGKTVRNLNQTLAKVDVLMNNLNSGKGTAGKILNDEALYNNLTKTSKELELLLQDLRLYPTRYVNVSLFGKKNKPYVAPTEETNSTDKK, from the coding sequence TTGAAACTAACAAGAGAAATTAAAACGGCTATTTTAGTCATCGTATCTATTTTATTATTTATCTGGGGATATAGTTTTTTAAAAGGTAGAGATCTTTTTACTAATTATACCGTATTATATGCTGAATATGATAATGTTGAGGATTTATCACCATCAGCTCCAGTAACACTAAATGGACTTGCAATTGGTAAAGTAAGTAAAATTACAATTGATGAAGTAACAGGTAAATTACTGGTTGAACTTCAGCTTAAAACAGACTTTCCAATTACTAAAACCAGCATAGCGGCAATTTATTCTCCAAGTTTAATTGCTGGGAAACAAATTAAAATCATTCCGAATTTTGCTGACAAAGAATTAGCTGAAGACGGGCAGAAGTTAACTTCTACTGTCGAATTAGGATTAACAGAATCCTTAGGAGGAAAAATTGAACCAATTCAGCAAAAGCTTGATAAAATGCTTTTGAATATCGATAATTTGGTTACAGGATTGAATAATACTTTAGATAAGAATACTCAAGAAAATCTAAAGAAGACAATTGCTGAATTAAGTCAGACAATGCAACAATTTCATAAAGCATCTGGAAGTCTTAATAATATCTTGGATACTAATAAAGGACAGATTAATGGAATGGTTACAAACTTCAATAAAATGTCTGGTAACTTCAATAAGATTTCAGATTCATTAAATAAAGCAGATTTAGGTAAAACAGTTCGCAATTTGAACCAAACTTTAGCTAAAGTTGATGTTTTAATGAATAATTTGAATTCTGGAAAAGGTACAGCAGGAAAAATACTTAACGATGAGGCTTTGTATAATAACCTGACTAAAACTTCAAAAGAGCTTGAATTGTTATTGCAGGATCTTCGTCTTTATCCAACTCGTTACGTAAACGTTTCTCTTTTTGGAAAGAAAAATAAACCATACGTAGCACCAACAGAAGAAACAAACTCAACTGATAAAAAATAA
- a CDS encoding N-acetylmuramoyl-L-alanine amidase family protein, giving the protein MNRINKFKVIFTLFLIISSFCAHSQSNVFKVTLDAGHGDHDFGAVYSGRIEKNIALAIVLKVGKILELNPNVNVIYTRKTDVFIDLVERANIANRANSNIFVSIHCNANKNTAADGTETYVMGLSKVASNLEAAKKENSVITLEKDYKRKYEGFDPNSPESMIGMTLMQEEYLDNSITLATKIEENFEKLGKKLRHGGVKQAPFMVLHKAYMPRVLVETGFVSNPTEGNILNSEEGQDDIARAIAEAILSYKREYFGTGAEATESRPVRDTTPAKPKTTTPVAVAKNAPKGTFFKVQLIASIKKTPLEPKNFKGLKNVTMVYENNIYKYFYEETPSYETAQKYLQEAKGKGYGAAFLVATKDGEKISIQDAIK; this is encoded by the coding sequence ATGAATAGAATTAACAAATTTAAGGTAATATTTACTTTATTTCTAATAATATCGTCCTTTTGTGCTCACAGTCAGTCAAATGTGTTTAAGGTGACACTTGACGCTGGCCACGGAGATCATGACTTTGGAGCGGTTTATAGCGGACGAATTGAAAAGAATATTGCTTTAGCTATTGTTTTGAAAGTCGGAAAGATTTTAGAACTTAATCCTAATGTTAATGTAATTTACACTCGTAAAACAGATGTTTTTATCGATTTAGTTGAAAGAGCAAATATTGCTAACCGAGCAAATTCAAACATTTTTGTTTCTATTCACTGTAATGCAAATAAAAATACAGCAGCCGACGGAACTGAAACTTATGTAATGGGTTTAAGTAAAGTAGCATCAAACCTTGAAGCGGCGAAAAAAGAGAACTCTGTAATTACATTAGAGAAAGACTACAAACGTAAATATGAAGGTTTCGACCCTAACTCGCCAGAGTCGATGATTGGTATGACTTTGATGCAGGAAGAATATTTAGACAATAGTATTACGCTTGCGACTAAAATTGAAGAAAATTTTGAGAAATTAGGAAAAAAACTTCGTCATGGAGGAGTGAAGCAGGCTCCTTTTATGGTACTTCATAAGGCTTATATGCCAAGAGTTTTGGTTGAAACAGGATTTGTGTCGAATCCAACAGAAGGAAATATCCTAAATTCTGAAGAAGGTCAAGATGATATTGCAAGAGCAATTGCAGAAGCTATTTTAAGTTATAAACGTGAATATTTTGGGACAGGAGCGGAAGCTACTGAGAGTCGGCCCGTAAGAGATACTACTCCTGCAAAACCAAAAACAACTACTCCAGTTGCAGTTGCGAAGAATGCTCCAAAAGGAACATTTTTTAAAGTACAGCTTATTGCAAGTATTAAAAAAACACCTTTAGAACCTAAAAATTTTAAAGGATTGAAAAATGTAACAATGGTGTACGAAAATAATATTTATAAATATTTCTACGAAGAAACTCCAAGTTACGAAACAGCTCAAAAATATCTGCAAGAAGCTAAAGGTAAAGGGTATGGCGCAGCATTTTTAGTAGCAACTAAAGATGGGGAAAAAATCAGTATTCAGGACGCGATTAAATAA
- a CDS encoding putative LPS assembly protein LptD: MTCQKTSHNFTKIAFKPLHTNLFNIVLISFFLTIGCGNLYSQEIKNKKKPLPAVKQTDKENPAITDTIKLDTVKPKKTFLDGKVRYKAKDYAKIDQKKKLITLYNEAELYYKDVELKSGIIVLNYEKDEVYAGRIKDSAGVLTQYPNFKQGSSEVQPDSIRFNFKTKKALIYNSRTKQGELNIKASVTKKENDSVYFLKGARITTAQDIDHPEYYFQTSRIKFVPGKKIVAGLTQMVIADVPTPLALPYGFFPLSKEKSVSGIIIPSYNDSNTRGFSLQNGGYYFALSDNYDLTVLGDYYTNGSYAMRFESAYATRYKYRGNVNIRFENLISSERGYPDYSKQSIYNIQWSHSKDTKSNPNSTFSASVNMGSSKYFKQSINQANIGSNLNNTLSSSISYNKTFNTIPGSRIALSATHSQNTQTEDIIMTLPSLQGSIDRIYPFVGKNGVKKGLIKNINLQYNVSGKNYFKTKDSLFFKPQMFDDAQLGLQQTIPLSTNFKIFKYFSAGASTTYQETWVNKTIQKVYDPTEGQTVNKTVNGFDSFRTYNFSTNLGTTIYGTFNFGDDKRIQSIRHVMRPSVTYAYTPSFEKYYDTYAVDASGRITSEYTRFESGIYGSPGKDNSNIVGFALSNTFEAKVRDRDSTKTEPKKIMLLNNLNFSTSYNFNADGKSTFGWQPVLVSGGTQFFDNKMNMNFGATLDPYAIDNGGNKIDKFNIDNGGSLFRMTSANVTVNYSFSNKGSGKEKEQNTQSRRNGGRSDDLFGTNTDLNDSRNSQFANEPEKDDVITEFFNSKVPWDMTLAYSLTYSNIKRESTISGNSLMISINTDLTPKWKAGVSTGYDFVQKGVTFTQFRFERDLLSWRMAFNWQPLGTNSNWNFFIGIKSGMLSDIKWNKRSVSNR; this comes from the coding sequence TTGACATGTCAAAAAACAAGCCATAATTTTACAAAAATAGCATTTAAACCTTTGCACACAAACTTATTTAATATCGTTTTAATATCATTTTTCCTAACTATAGGTTGTGGTAATTTATACTCGCAAGAAATAAAAAACAAAAAAAAGCCTTTACCTGCTGTAAAACAAACAGATAAAGAAAATCCTGCAATTACAGATACTATAAAATTAGATACTGTTAAGCCCAAAAAGACTTTTTTGGATGGAAAAGTAAGATACAAAGCAAAAGACTATGCTAAAATTGATCAGAAAAAAAAGCTGATCACCTTATATAATGAAGCGGAATTATACTATAAAGATGTCGAATTAAAATCTGGTATAATTGTTCTTAATTATGAAAAAGACGAAGTTTATGCTGGAAGAATTAAAGATTCAGCAGGAGTATTAACTCAATATCCTAACTTCAAACAGGGATCAAGTGAAGTACAACCAGATTCTATTCGCTTTAATTTTAAAACAAAAAAGGCTTTAATTTATAATTCAAGAACAAAACAAGGCGAATTAAACATTAAGGCTTCTGTTACTAAAAAAGAAAACGACTCTGTATACTTTTTAAAAGGTGCACGTATTACGACTGCTCAAGATATTGATCATCCTGAATACTATTTTCAAACGAGTAGAATTAAGTTTGTACCAGGCAAAAAGATTGTTGCAGGTTTAACACAAATGGTAATTGCCGATGTTCCTACCCCACTGGCATTACCTTATGGTTTTTTTCCTTTAAGTAAGGAAAAAAGCGTATCGGGTATTATAATCCCAAGTTATAACGATTCTAATACACGCGGATTTTCATTGCAAAATGGAGGTTATTACTTTGCTTTGAGCGATAATTACGATTTAACTGTACTCGGTGATTATTATACCAACGGAAGTTACGCCATGCGTTTTGAATCTGCATATGCCACGAGATATAAGTATCGAGGAAATGTGAACATTCGTTTTGAAAATTTAATTAGCAGCGAACGCGGTTATCCTGATTATTCAAAACAAAGCATTTATAATATTCAGTGGTCGCATTCTAAAGACACAAAATCAAATCCTAATTCTACTTTCTCTGCTTCTGTCAACATGGGTAGTAGTAAGTACTTCAAACAGTCTATCAACCAAGCCAATATTGGATCGAACTTAAATAACACATTAAGCTCTTCTATTTCGTACAATAAAACATTTAATACGATCCCAGGTTCTCGTATTGCGCTATCTGCAACCCATAGCCAAAACACACAAACAGAAGACATTATTATGACGCTTCCTTCTTTACAAGGAAGTATTGATCGTATATATCCTTTTGTTGGCAAGAATGGCGTTAAAAAAGGATTAATCAAAAATATCAACTTACAGTACAATGTAAGCGGTAAAAACTACTTTAAAACAAAAGATTCACTTTTTTTCAAACCACAAATGTTTGATGATGCTCAATTGGGATTACAACAGACGATTCCGTTAAGCACGAACTTTAAAATCTTCAAATATTTTAGTGCAGGAGCCTCTACAACTTATCAGGAAACATGGGTAAATAAAACGATTCAAAAAGTTTACGACCCTACTGAAGGACAAACAGTCAATAAAACCGTAAATGGCTTTGATTCATTTAGAACATACAATTTCAGCACCAATTTAGGTACGACGATTTATGGAACTTTTAATTTTGGAGACGATAAAAGAATCCAATCTATTCGACACGTAATGCGTCCGAGCGTAACGTATGCCTATACTCCAAGTTTTGAAAAATACTACGACACATATGCCGTCGATGCCTCTGGTAGAATTACTTCTGAGTACACGCGATTTGAAAGCGGAATATACGGATCGCCAGGAAAAGACAATTCAAACATTGTTGGTTTTGCCTTGAGCAATACTTTTGAAGCTAAAGTAAGAGATCGAGACAGCACAAAAACAGAACCTAAAAAAATAATGTTGCTAAACAACTTAAACTTTAGCACAAGCTACAATTTTAATGCTGACGGAAAATCAACTTTTGGATGGCAGCCTGTATTAGTTAGTGGTGGAACACAGTTTTTTGACAATAAAATGAATATGAATTTTGGTGCAACATTAGATCCTTATGCGATTGATAATGGTGGTAACAAAATTGACAAATTCAATATCGACAATGGCGGAAGTTTATTCAGAATGACAAGCGCAAACGTAACTGTAAACTATTCATTCTCGAATAAAGGAAGCGGAAAAGAAAAAGAACAAAACACACAGAGTAGGCGAAACGGAGGTCGAAGCGATGACTTATTTGGTACCAATACAGACTTAAACGACAGTCGTAACAGTCAGTTTGCCAATGAACCTGAAAAAGATGATGTAATTACAGAATTCTTCAATTCGAAAGTTCCATGGGATATGACACTTGCTTATTCTTTAACCTATTCAAACATAAAACGAGAAAGCACTATTTCTGGAAACTCTCTTATGATTTCTATCAATACCGACCTTACCCCTAAATGGAAAGCTGGGGTTTCTACAGGATACGATTTTGTACAAAAAGGAGTTACCTTTACGCAATTCCGTTTTGAAAGAGATTTATTAAGCTGGAGAATGGCCTTTAACTGGCAGCCTTTAGGCACAAATTCTAACTGGAACTTCTTCATCGGAATTAAATCTGGTATGCTTAGCGATATCAAATGGAACAAACGAAGCGTTTCAAATAGATAA
- a CDS encoding RidA family protein, whose protein sequence is MKKIIFTEKAPAPIGPYNQAVLSGNTLYASGQIAINPESGELITDNINDETNQVMKNIAAILEAADMTFENVVKSTIFIMDMNNFGAINTVYGSYFNEKTAPARETVQVACLPKNVNVEISIIAVQ, encoded by the coding sequence ATGAAAAAGATCATTTTCACCGAGAAAGCTCCGGCTCCAATCGGGCCGTATAATCAAGCCGTATTATCTGGAAACACACTTTATGCTTCTGGACAAATTGCAATCAATCCTGAGTCAGGAGAATTGATTACAGACAACATTAATGATGAGACCAATCAGGTTATGAAAAACATTGCCGCGATTCTTGAAGCAGCAGACATGACATTTGAAAATGTTGTCAAGTCAACTATTTTCATCATGGACATGAATAACTTTGGAGCAATAAATACCGTTTACGGTTCTTATTTTAACGAAAAAACCGCTCCAGCTCGTGAAACGGTTCAAGTGGCTTGTTTGCCAAAAAATGTTAATGTAGAAATTTCTATAATCGCTGTGCAATAG
- a CDS encoding methylglyoxal synthase: MEIAIIAHDGKKADLIDFLIKNEAVLHNEKIRLIGTGTTGGKAEAAGFKTQRMLSGPLGGDAQIAGRVAEGITQMFFFFKDPLSSHPHEADINMLIRVCDVHNVPLATNEATAQLLLDAIAQRL, encoded by the coding sequence ATGGAAATTGCCATTATTGCTCATGATGGAAAAAAAGCTGATTTAATTGACTTCTTAATCAAAAATGAAGCTGTTTTGCATAATGAAAAGATAAGGCTTATTGGAACTGGTACTACTGGAGGAAAAGCAGAAGCGGCAGGGTTTAAAACTCAAAGAATGCTGTCTGGACCTCTTGGAGGCGATGCGCAAATTGCAGGAAGAGTTGCAGAAGGAATTACGCAGATGTTTTTCTTTTTTAAAGACCCTTTGTCAAGTCATCCGCATGAAGCTGATATTAATATGCTAATTCGTGTTTGCGATGTTCATAATGTGCCGCTGGCAACAAATGAAGCAACGGCACAATTATTATTAGATGCTATTGCACAGCGATTATAG
- a CDS encoding N-acetylglucosamine kinase, which produces MKLIVDSGSTKADWIAIDDNGKVLFTTQTLGLNPEILDEPEIVERLNDRFDILQNKKNATHLFFYGAGCGTDRMKEWLKRIFQEYFSNAIVDVQEDTYAAVYATTPKGEEAIVSILGTGSNCSYFDGKVLHQKVQSLGYIVMDDCSGNVFGKELIRKYYFNKMPKELAVELEKEYDVDPDFIKNKLYKEPNPNAYLATYAKFLIKHKDTEFCRKIIFKGMKSFVKNYIKQFDNCKEVPVHFVGSIAFYLKDELQETFNKYELQLGNVLRRPIDGLIAYHVANQ; this is translated from the coding sequence ATGAAATTAATAGTTGACAGTGGATCTACTAAAGCCGATTGGATTGCGATAGATGATAATGGAAAAGTATTATTCACAACACAAACTTTAGGATTAAATCCTGAAATTCTAGACGAGCCAGAAATTGTCGAAAGATTAAATGACCGTTTTGATATCTTACAAAATAAAAAAAATGCTACACATTTATTCTTTTACGGTGCCGGATGTGGTACAGACAGAATGAAAGAGTGGCTGAAAAGAATCTTTCAAGAATATTTTTCTAACGCTATAGTAGACGTTCAAGAAGATACTTATGCTGCTGTTTATGCAACAACTCCAAAAGGAGAAGAGGCAATAGTTAGCATCTTGGGAACTGGTTCTAACTGCAGTTATTTTGATGGAAAAGTATTGCACCAAAAAGTTCAATCATTAGGTTATATCGTAATGGATGATTGCAGCGGTAACGTTTTTGGAAAAGAATTAATTAGAAAATACTATTTTAATAAAATGCCTAAAGAATTGGCTGTTGAACTTGAAAAAGAGTACGACGTTGATCCAGATTTTATTAAAAATAAATTATATAAAGAACCAAACCCAAATGCTTATTTAGCAACATACGCAAAGTTCTTGATTAAGCATAAAGACACAGAATTCTGTAGAAAAATTATCTTTAAAGGGATGAAATCTTTTGTTAAGAATTATATTAAACAATTCGATAACTGTAAAGAAGTTCCAGTACATTTTGTTGGATCTATTGCATTTTATTTGAAAGATGAATTACAAGAGACGTTTAATAAATATGAACTTCAATTAGGGAATGTTTTGAGAAGACCTATTGATGGATTAATTGCTTACCATGTCGCTAATCAATAG
- the gap gene encoding type I glyceraldehyde-3-phosphate dehydrogenase — protein sequence MSKVKLGINGFGRIGRIVFRESFNRDNVEVVAINDLLDVDHLAYLLKYDSVHGRFNGTVEVKEGKLYVNGRNIRITAERNPADLKWNEVDVDVVAECTGIFTTIETASEHLKGGAKKVIISAPSADAPMFVMGVNHETAKASDLVVSNASCTTNCLAPLAKVIHDNFEIVEGLMTTVHATTSTQMTADGPSRKDWRGGRAAAINIIPSSTGAAKAVGKVIPSLNGKLTGMSFRVPTADVSVVDLTVKVAKETTYEEILAVLKKASENEMKGILGYTEDAVVSQDFISDKRTSIVDAGAGIGLNSTFFKLVSWYDNEYGYSSKLIDLSVHIAGLK from the coding sequence ATGTCAAAAGTAAAATTAGGAATAAACGGATTTGGACGTATCGGAAGAATCGTTTTTAGAGAGTCTTTCAATAGAGATAATGTAGAAGTTGTTGCAATCAATGACTTGTTAGACGTAGACCACTTAGCTTATTTATTAAAATATGATTCAGTTCACGGTCGTTTCAACGGAACTGTAGAAGTTAAAGAAGGAAAACTATATGTAAACGGAAGAAACATCCGTATCACTGCAGAAAGAAATCCTGCTGACTTAAAATGGAACGAAGTTGATGTAGATGTAGTAGCTGAATGTACTGGTATCTTCACAACTATCGAAACTGCAAGTGAGCACTTAAAAGGTGGTGCTAAGAAAGTTATCATTTCTGCTCCTTCTGCTGATGCTCCAATGTTTGTAATGGGAGTGAACCACGAAACTGCAAAAGCTTCTGATTTAGTTGTTTCTAACGCATCTTGTACTACAAACTGTTTAGCTCCATTAGCTAAAGTTATCCACGATAATTTCGAAATCGTTGAAGGTTTAATGACTACTGTTCACGCAACTACTTCAACTCAAATGACTGCTGACGGACCTTCTAGAAAAGACTGGAGAGGTGGACGTGCTGCTGCAATCAACATCATTCCTTCTTCAACAGGTGCTGCTAAAGCGGTTGGAAAAGTTATTCCATCTTTAAATGGAAAATTAACTGGAATGTCTTTCCGTGTACCTACTGCTGATGTTTCTGTTGTAGATTTAACTGTAAAAGTGGCTAAAGAAACTACTTACGAAGAAATCTTAGCTGTATTGAAAAAAGCTTCAGAAAATGAAATGAAAGGTATTTTAGGATACACTGAAGATGCAGTTGTTTCTCAAGACTTTATTTCAGATAAAAGAACTTCTATCGTTGATGCTGGTGCAGGAATCGGTTTAAATTCAACTTTCTTCAAATTAGTTTCTTGGTATGACAATGAGTACGGATACTCAAGCAAATTAATCGATTTATCTGTACATATTGCAGGTTTAAAATAA
- the pfkA gene encoding 6-phosphofructokinase, whose translation MPKTIKKVGVLTSGGDSPGMNAAIRSVVRTCAYHNIECIGIYRGYQGMIEGDFKEMGPRSVNNIVNKGGTILKSARSVEFRTPEGRKKAHENLVKAGVDALVVIGGDGSFTGGLIFNSEFDFPIMGIPGTIDNDIFGTSFTLGYDTALNTVVDCIDKIRDTASSHNRLFFVEVMGRDAGHIALNAGIGAGAEEILIPEEDLGLDRLLDSLQKSKASGKSSSIVVIAEGDKIGKNVFELKDYVEANLPEYDVRVSVLGHMQRGGSPSCFDRVLASRLGVKAVESLIEGKSNYMVGLREDKVILTPLEQAIKGKSEIDRELLRVSDIMST comes from the coding sequence ATGCCAAAAACAATAAAAAAAGTAGGTGTTCTTACCTCAGGAGGAGATTCACCTGGAATGAATGCTGCAATACGATCAGTTGTTCGAACTTGCGCATACCATAATATAGAATGCATCGGAATTTATAGAGGGTATCAGGGAATGATTGAAGGCGACTTCAAAGAAATGGGACCACGAAGCGTAAATAATATTGTAAACAAAGGTGGAACGATCTTAAAATCGGCTCGTTCAGTTGAGTTTAGAACCCCTGAAGGTAGAAAGAAGGCACACGAAAACCTAGTTAAGGCTGGTGTGGATGCTTTAGTTGTTATTGGTGGTGATGGTAGTTTTACCGGAGGATTAATTTTTAATTCAGAATTCGATTTCCCAATAATGGGAATTCCAGGTACAATTGATAATGATATTTTTGGTACAAGTTTTACTCTAGGGTACGATACGGCTTTAAATACTGTTGTAGACTGTATCGATAAAATTAGAGACACGGCAAGTTCTCATAACCGTCTTTTCTTTGTAGAGGTTATGGGTAGAGATGCGGGTCACATTGCTCTTAACGCTGGTATTGGTGCAGGAGCAGAAGAAATTCTTATTCCTGAAGAAGATTTAGGTTTAGATCGTCTTTTAGATTCACTTCAAAAAAGTAAAGCATCAGGAAAATCATCTAGTATTGTTGTAATCGCTGAAGGAGATAAAATTGGTAAAAACGTATTCGAATTAAAAGATTATGTTGAAGCTAATTTACCTGAATACGATGTACGTGTTTCTGTATTAGGGCACATGCAGCGTGGTGGTTCGCCGTCTTGCTTTGACCGCGTTTTGGCAAGCCGTTTAGGAGTTAAAGCAGTTGAATCTTTAATTGAAGGAAAATCTAACTATATGGTTGGACTTCGTGAAGATAAAGTGATCTTAACACCTCTTGAGCAAGCTATCAAAGGTAAATCAGAAATTGATAGAGAATTATTAAGAGTGTCTGACATTATGTCGACATAA